A genomic segment from Triticum dicoccoides isolate Atlit2015 ecotype Zavitan chromosome 1A, WEW_v2.0, whole genome shotgun sequence encodes:
- the LOC119274472 gene encoding chitinase 8-like, translated as MARFAALAALLLAVAVGGAAAQGVGSVITQSMYASMLPNRDNSLCPARGFYTYDAFIAAANTFPGFGTTGSADDVKRELAAFFGQTSHETTGGTRGAADQFQWGYCFKEEINKATSPPYYGRGPIQLTGQSNYDLAGRAIGKDLVSNPDLVSTDAVVSFRTAMWFWMTAQGNKPSSHDVALGRWTPTAADTAAGRVPGYGVITNIINGGLECGIGQNDANVDRIGYYMRYCSILGTATGGNLDCYTQRNFAS; from the exons ATGGCGCGGTTTGCTGCGCTCGCCGCGCTTCTGCTCGCCGTGGCGGTGGGCGGCGCCGCGGCGCAGGGCGTGGGCTCCGTCATCACGCAGTCCATGTACGCGAGCATGCTGCCCAACCGCGACAACTCGCTGTGCCCGGCCAGGGGGTTCTACACGTACGACGCCTTCATCGCCGCCGCCAACACCTTCCCGGGCTTCGGCACCACCGGCAGCGCCGACGATGTCAAGCGCGAGCTCGCCGCCTTCTTCGGCCAGACCTCACACGAGACCACCG GCGGGACGAGAGGCGCCGCCGACCAGTTCCAGTGGGGCTACTGCTTCAAGGAGGAGATAAACAAGGCCACGTCCCCACCCTACTATGGACGGGGACCCATCCAATTGACAGG GCAGTCCAACTACGATCTCGCCGGGAGAGCCATCGGGAAGGACCTGGTGAGCAACCCGGACCTGGTCTCTACGGACGCGGTGGTGTCGTTCAGGACGGCGATGTGGTTCTGGATGACGGCGCAGGGCAACAAGCCGTCAAGCCACGACGTCGCCCTAGGCCGCTGGACGCCGACGGCCGCCGACACCGCTGCCGGTCGGGTGCCCGGATACGGCGTGATCACTAATATCATCAACGGCGGGCTCGAGTGTGGCATTGGCCAGAACGATGCCAACGTCGATCGCATCGGCTACTACATGCGCTACTGCAGCATACTCGGCACGGCCACCGGGGGCAACCTCGACTGCTACACCCAGCGAAACTTCGCTAGTTAG